One genomic window of Burkholderia diffusa includes the following:
- the hpnD gene encoding presqualene diphosphate synthase HpnD: MNFDDYCQQKAAPAGSSVYYALRQAPLAAAPRLTALFALRRELEETVKETSDPTVGHTKLAWWHKELAALAAGEPSHPVTKALAQHHPAIGAESDALRTLVNGYGMDLEQARYLDFANLQRYIAQVGGTFASLVARASAANLADPQPWAANAGHALMLAQFVQELGNDARHGRIYLPIDELQRYNVTAADLLNRRYSPAFTELLQFQTSRAREALAAADTAIPASERRAQRTLRAQIALAGALLDEIERDGYQVLHQRIALTPIRKLWIAWRAARRR, translated from the coding sequence GTGAACTTCGACGATTACTGTCAGCAAAAGGCCGCCCCCGCGGGCTCCAGCGTCTACTACGCGCTGCGCCAGGCACCGCTCGCCGCCGCACCGCGCCTGACGGCGTTGTTCGCGCTGCGCCGCGAACTCGAGGAAACCGTCAAGGAAACCAGCGATCCGACCGTCGGACATACGAAGCTCGCGTGGTGGCACAAGGAACTCGCGGCGCTCGCCGCCGGCGAACCGTCGCACCCGGTCACGAAGGCGCTCGCGCAACATCACCCTGCGATCGGCGCAGAGTCCGACGCGCTGCGCACGCTCGTCAACGGTTACGGGATGGATCTCGAACAGGCGCGTTACCTCGATTTCGCGAACCTGCAGCGCTACATCGCGCAGGTCGGCGGCACCTTCGCGTCGCTGGTCGCACGCGCGAGCGCCGCGAACCTGGCCGACCCGCAACCGTGGGCCGCGAATGCCGGCCACGCGCTGATGCTCGCGCAATTCGTGCAGGAACTCGGCAACGACGCGCGCCATGGCCGCATCTATCTGCCGATCGACGAACTTCAACGCTACAACGTGACCGCTGCCGACCTGCTGAACCGCCGCTACAGTCCAGCCTTCACCGAACTGCTGCAGTTTCAGACGAGCCGCGCGCGCGAAGCGCTCGCCGCTGCCGACACAGCGATCCCCGCATCCGAACGCCGCGCGCAACGCACGCTGCGTGCACAGATCGCACTGGCCGGCGCGCTGCTCGACGAAATCGAGCGCGACGGCTACCAGGTGCTGCACCAGCGCATCGCGCTGACGCCAATCCGCAAGCTGTGGATCGCGTGGCGCGCCGCGCGCCGCCGCTGA
- a CDS encoding DUF1501 domain-containing protein, translating to MNRRDFLTLTGAAAAAGVSLWQPPAQAATSMAAAGRHPAPGYANVLILVELKGGNDGLNTVVPYADPLYYQFRRSIGIKRDQVLQLNAQTGLHPSLAPLMPLWRDRQVAIVQGVGYPQPNLSHFRSIEIWDTASRSDQYLHEGWLTRTFAQAPVPPGFAADGVVLGSAEMGPLANGARAIALVNPAQFIRAARLAEPSSLRERNPALAHIIDVENDIVKAADRLRPRSGMREFRTAFPAGTFGTSVKTAMQVLAACEASRPGAQDGVAVLRLTLNGFDTHQNQPGQQAALLRQFAEGMSAMRGALVELGRWNQTLVMTYAEFGRRVRENQSNGTDHGTAAPHFVMGGRVAGGLYGAAPALGRLDGNGNLPVAVDFRQLYATVLGPWWGLDATHVLQQRFDTLPLLKV from the coding sequence ATGAACCGACGTGATTTTTTGACGCTCACGGGCGCCGCGGCCGCGGCGGGCGTGTCGTTGTGGCAGCCGCCCGCGCAGGCAGCGACATCGATGGCCGCGGCGGGTCGTCACCCGGCGCCGGGCTATGCGAACGTGCTGATCCTCGTCGAGCTGAAGGGCGGCAACGACGGCCTCAACACGGTGGTGCCGTATGCGGATCCGCTCTACTACCAGTTCCGCCGCAGCATCGGCATCAAGCGCGATCAGGTGCTGCAGCTCAATGCGCAGACGGGGCTGCACCCGTCGCTTGCGCCGTTGATGCCGCTGTGGCGCGACCGGCAGGTCGCGATCGTGCAGGGCGTTGGCTATCCGCAGCCGAACCTGTCGCATTTCCGCTCGATCGAAATCTGGGATACCGCGTCGCGCTCGGACCAGTACCTGCACGAAGGCTGGCTCACGCGCACCTTCGCGCAGGCGCCGGTGCCGCCCGGCTTCGCGGCGGACGGCGTCGTGCTCGGCAGCGCGGAGATGGGGCCGCTCGCGAACGGCGCGCGCGCGATCGCGCTCGTGAATCCCGCGCAGTTCATCCGCGCGGCCCGGTTGGCCGAACCGTCGTCGCTGCGCGAACGGAACCCGGCGCTCGCGCACATCATCGACGTCGAGAACGACATCGTGAAGGCGGCCGACCGGCTGCGCCCGCGCAGCGGGATGCGCGAGTTCAGGACGGCCTTTCCGGCCGGTACGTTCGGGACATCGGTGAAGACCGCGATGCAGGTGCTCGCGGCATGCGAGGCCTCGAGGCCCGGTGCGCAGGACGGCGTCGCGGTGTTGCGGCTCACGCTCAACGGCTTCGATACGCACCAGAACCAGCCGGGGCAGCAGGCTGCGCTGCTCAGGCAGTTTGCGGAAGGGATGAGTGCGATGCGCGGCGCACTGGTCGAACTCGGGCGCTGGAACCAGACGCTTGTGATGACGTATGCGGAATTCGGGCGGCGCGTGCGCGAGAACCAGAGCAACGGTACCGATCACGGTACCGCTGCGCCGCATTTCGTGATGGGCGGCCGCGTGGCCGGCGGGCTGTACGGCGCGGCACCGGCACTAGGGCGTCTCGACGGCAACGGCAACCTGCCGGTCGCGGTCGATTTCCGCCAGCTGTATGCGACCGTGCTCGGGCCGTGGTGGGGGCTCGATGCGACGCATGTGCTGCAGCAGCGCTTCGACACGCTGCCGCTGCTGAAGGTGTGA
- a CDS encoding DUF1800 domain-containing protein, with protein MKANAASPASPAMQAPLDADDALFFLSRTGFSPAPAEVARIVGMTRAQVVADTLGNVRRDPVTTWPDWLAEPPPTRAQRQALTPDMRRDEQRERNRRYDALRAAWVNEMIATPSPLTERMTLFWHGHFTSGQDKVPYPQTMASQNALFRREALGNFGTLLHAVAKDPAMLQYLDGASNRKGRPNENFAREVMELFTLGEGHYTQRDVAEAARAMTGWSVDPDTLRFVVRSEWHDAGDKTILGETGAFDGDGFLDILLKRPDTARFIAGKLWREFVSDTPDTGALEDVAERFRASGYDIRAALAALWSTDEFWDPRNRGVLVKSPAEFVVGSVRLFDVAYGDPQMLANTVRTLGQNLFYPPNVKGWPGGAMWINSTTLLARKQFVEQLFRATETAGMRTPAHAMAPPLPNAHAQAIPVADAASVPGMRGVPAGPARGGLRFDLERWLAQYRARPQAIAGLSIELQLQHAVLPVSPVAAIDTDSTGSAYLEALLMDPAYQLK; from the coding sequence ATGAAAGCAAACGCTGCCTCCCCGGCATCGCCCGCGATGCAGGCGCCGCTCGACGCCGACGATGCATTGTTCTTCCTGAGCCGCACTGGCTTTTCTCCCGCACCGGCCGAGGTCGCCCGCATCGTCGGGATGACGCGCGCGCAAGTCGTGGCCGATACGCTCGGCAACGTGCGCCGCGACCCCGTGACGACCTGGCCCGACTGGCTGGCCGAACCGCCGCCGACCCGCGCACAGCGACAGGCGCTGACGCCCGACATGCGGCGCGACGAACAGCGCGAACGCAATCGCCGCTACGATGCGTTGCGCGCGGCGTGGGTCAACGAGATGATCGCGACGCCGTCGCCGCTTACCGAGCGCATGACGCTGTTCTGGCACGGGCACTTCACCTCCGGGCAGGACAAGGTTCCGTATCCGCAGACGATGGCCTCGCAGAATGCGCTGTTTCGCCGCGAGGCGCTCGGCAACTTCGGCACGCTGCTGCATGCGGTCGCGAAGGATCCGGCGATGCTTCAGTATCTCGACGGGGCGAGCAATCGCAAGGGCCGTCCGAACGAGAACTTCGCGCGCGAGGTGATGGAGCTGTTCACGCTCGGCGAAGGACATTACACGCAGCGCGACGTGGCCGAGGCCGCGCGCGCGATGACCGGCTGGAGCGTCGATCCCGACACGCTGCGCTTTGTGGTGCGGTCCGAATGGCACGACGCCGGCGACAAGACGATACTCGGCGAGACCGGGGCGTTCGACGGCGACGGCTTTCTCGACATCCTGTTGAAGCGCCCCGACACCGCACGCTTCATCGCCGGCAAACTGTGGCGCGAGTTCGTGTCCGATACGCCCGACACCGGCGCGCTCGAGGACGTCGCCGAACGGTTTCGCGCGAGCGGCTACGACATACGTGCGGCGCTTGCCGCGCTCTGGTCGACCGACGAATTCTGGGATCCTCGCAATCGCGGCGTGCTCGTGAAGTCGCCGGCCGAGTTCGTCGTCGGGTCGGTGCGGCTGTTCGACGTCGCGTACGGCGATCCGCAGATGCTCGCGAATACCGTGCGCACGCTCGGACAGAACCTGTTCTATCCGCCGAACGTGAAGGGCTGGCCGGGTGGCGCGATGTGGATCAACAGCACCACGCTGCTTGCGCGCAAGCAGTTCGTCGAGCAGTTGTTTCGCGCGACCGAGACCGCCGGCATGCGGACGCCCGCGCATGCGATGGCGCCGCCGTTGCCGAATGCGCACGCGCAAGCAATACCGGTTGCCGACGCCGCGTCGGTTCCCGGCATGCGCGGCGTGCCGGCCGGGCCCGCGCGCGGCGGCCTGCGATTCGACCTCGAGCGCTGGCTCGCGCAGTATCGTGCGCGGCCGCAGGCGATTGCCGGTTTGTCGATCGAGCTTCAACTGCAGCATGCGGTGCTGCCGGTGTCGCCCGTCGCGGCGATCGATACGGACTCGACCGGCAGCGCGTATCTCGAGGCGCTGCTGATGGATCCGGCCTATCAACTGAAATGA
- the ompR gene encoding two-component system response regulator OmpR produces the protein MPLMETKNPSKILVVDDDPRLRDLLRRYLGEQGFNVYVAENATAMNKLWVRERFDLLVLDLMLPGEDGLSICRRLRGSNDRTPIIMLTAKGEDVDRIVGLEMGADDYLPKPFNPRELVARIHAVLRRQAPAELPGAPSETTEVFEFGEFSLNLATRTLTKSGQEIPLTTGEFSVLKVFARHPRQPLSREKLMELARGREYEVFDRSLDVQISRLRKLIEPDPGSPRFIQTVWGLGYVFIPDGAA, from the coding sequence ATGCCGCTCATGGAAACGAAAAACCCCTCCAAGATTCTCGTCGTCGACGACGACCCGCGCCTGCGCGATCTGCTGCGCCGCTATCTCGGCGAGCAGGGCTTCAACGTATACGTCGCCGAAAACGCCACCGCGATGAACAAGCTCTGGGTGCGCGAGCGCTTCGACCTGCTCGTGCTCGACCTGATGCTGCCGGGCGAGGACGGCCTGTCGATCTGCCGTCGCCTGCGCGGCAGCAACGACCGCACGCCGATCATCATGCTCACCGCGAAGGGCGAGGACGTCGATCGCATCGTCGGCCTCGAGATGGGCGCCGACGACTACCTGCCGAAGCCGTTCAATCCGCGCGAGCTCGTCGCGCGCATTCACGCGGTGCTGCGCCGCCAGGCGCCGGCCGAACTGCCGGGCGCGCCGTCGGAAACCACCGAGGTGTTCGAGTTCGGCGAGTTCTCGCTGAACCTCGCGACGCGCACGCTGACGAAGTCGGGCCAGGAAATTCCGCTGACGACCGGCGAATTCTCGGTGCTGAAGGTGTTCGCGCGCCATCCGCGCCAGCCGCTGTCGCGCGAAAAGCTGATGGAGCTCGCGCGCGGCCGTGAATACGAAGTGTTCGACCGCAGCCTCGACGTGCAGATCTCGCGCCTGCGCAAGCTGATCGAGCCGGATCCGGGCAGCCCGCGTTTCATCCAGACCGTCTGGGGCCTCGGCTACGTGTTCATCCCGGACGGCGCTGCCTGA
- a CDS encoding ATP-binding protein: MRIDRRLLQLAFGGLFWRTFLLIALLISVSLAAWFQSFRVIEREPRAQRVALQLVAIVKLTRTALLYSDPDLRRALLQDLESNEGVRVYPREKTDKFKLQPDESLNRLIEHDIRSRLGDDTVIAQSVNDIPGVWISFKIDDDDYWVALDRDQLDSVTGLQWAGWGLFALALSLFGSAFITSLVNRPFSRLALAARQVGSGQAPDPLPERGMGVAADTNRSFNQMVRDLEQLEADRALMLAGISHDLRTPLARLRLETEMSPSDQATKDAMVDDIEQMDRIIAAFIDYARPTQRKPEPVDLSSIAHEVAARVAGEDGVEIRTRLAPTAVIEADETDMRRVIGNLVENARKYGQSRDDGVSRITLETRVTHARVELSVSDEGPGIPEDQLPLVMRPFYRVDTARTKADGTGLGMAIVLRLVGRYRGALRLRNRSPEAGLEVTLEFPGAGKARATA, from the coding sequence ATGCGTATCGACCGGCGCCTCCTGCAGCTTGCGTTCGGCGGGCTGTTCTGGCGCACCTTCCTGCTGATCGCGCTGCTGATCTCCGTCAGTCTCGCCGCGTGGTTCCAGAGCTTTCGCGTGATCGAGCGCGAGCCGCGCGCGCAGCGCGTCGCGCTCCAGCTCGTCGCGATCGTGAAGCTCACGCGCACCGCCCTGCTCTATTCCGATCCCGATTTGCGGCGCGCGCTGCTGCAGGATCTCGAGAGCAATGAGGGCGTGCGCGTGTACCCGCGCGAAAAAACCGACAAGTTCAAGCTGCAGCCCGACGAATCGCTGAACCGCCTGATCGAACACGACATCCGCAGCCGCCTCGGCGACGATACCGTGATCGCGCAGTCGGTCAACGACATCCCGGGCGTGTGGATCAGCTTCAAGATCGACGACGACGACTACTGGGTCGCGCTCGATCGCGACCAGCTCGACAGCGTCACCGGCCTGCAATGGGCCGGCTGGGGCCTGTTCGCGCTTGCGCTGTCGCTATTCGGTTCCGCGTTCATCACGAGCCTCGTGAACCGGCCGTTCTCGCGGCTCGCGCTCGCCGCGCGCCAGGTCGGTTCGGGCCAGGCGCCCGACCCGCTGCCCGAGCGCGGGATGGGCGTCGCAGCCGACACCAACCGCAGCTTCAACCAGATGGTGCGCGACCTCGAGCAGCTCGAGGCCGATCGCGCGCTGATGCTCGCCGGCATCTCGCACGACCTGCGCACGCCGCTCGCGCGGCTGCGGCTCGAAACCGAGATGAGCCCGTCCGACCAGGCGACCAAGGACGCGATGGTCGACGACATCGAGCAGATGGACCGCATCATCGCGGCCTTCATCGATTACGCGCGCCCGACGCAGCGCAAGCCGGAGCCGGTCGACCTGTCGTCGATCGCACACGAAGTCGCCGCACGCGTGGCCGGCGAGGACGGTGTCGAGATCCGCACGCGGCTTGCGCCGACCGCCGTGATCGAAGCAGATGAAACCGACATGCGCCGCGTGATCGGCAACCTCGTCGAGAACGCGCGCAAGTACGGCCAGAGCCGCGACGACGGCGTGTCGCGCATCACGCTCGAGACGCGCGTGACGCACGCGCGCGTCGAGTTGTCGGTCAGCGACGAGGGCCCCGGCATTCCCGAAGATCAGCTGCCGCTCGTGATGCGGCCGTTCTATCGCGTCGACACGGCGCGCACCAAGGCGGACGGCACAGGGCTCGGCATGGCGATCGTGCTGCGCCTAGTCGGCCGCTATCGCGGCGCGCTGCGCCTGCGCAACCGCAGCCCCGAAGCGGGCCTCGAAGTCACCCTCGAATTCCCCGGCGCCGGCAAGGCGCGTGCGACGGCGTGA
- a CDS encoding peroxiredoxin, with translation MKTVGDKLEAFTVVAAKPGFNNHEENGQSAFETVTEASFPGKWKIIYFYPKDFTFVCPTEIVEFAKLAKQFEERDAVLLGGSSDNEFVKLAWRREHKDLDKLNHYSFGDVKGELIDQLGVRDKEAGVALRATFIVDPDNTIQHVSVNNLNVGRSPEEVLRILDGLQTDELCPCNRAVGGATL, from the coding sequence ATGAAAACCGTGGGCGATAAACTCGAAGCATTCACCGTCGTAGCCGCGAAGCCGGGCTTCAACAATCACGAGGAAAACGGCCAGTCGGCGTTCGAGACCGTCACCGAAGCGTCGTTCCCGGGCAAGTGGAAGATCATCTACTTCTATCCGAAGGATTTCACGTTCGTGTGCCCGACGGAAATCGTCGAGTTCGCGAAGCTCGCGAAGCAATTCGAAGAGCGCGACGCCGTCCTGCTCGGCGGCAGCTCGGACAACGAATTCGTGAAGCTCGCATGGCGCCGTGAGCACAAGGATCTCGACAAGCTGAACCACTACTCGTTCGGCGACGTGAAGGGCGAGCTGATCGACCAGCTCGGCGTGCGCGACAAGGAAGCCGGCGTGGCGCTGCGCGCGACGTTCATCGTCGATCCGGACAACACGATCCAGCACGTTTCGGTGAACAACCTGAACGTCGGCCGTAGCCCGGAAGAAGTCCTGCGCATTCTGGACGGCCTGCAAACGGACGAACTGTGCCCGTGCAACCGTGCAGTCGGCGGCGCAACGCTGTAA
- a CDS encoding carboxymuconolactone decarboxylase family protein: MEFIDSIKARIPDYAKDIRLNLDGTISRSSLEGTDAVGVALAAAVAAKSTVLVKTIREAGVLSPEETNAVLTAAALMGMNNTWYPYVEMADDADLKTQRAELRMGAYASHGGVDKRRFEMYALAASIVGKCHFCVKSHYALLKNEQGMTTTQLRDVGRIASVINAAAQVIAAEGE, encoded by the coding sequence ATGGAATTCATCGATTCGATTAAGGCACGCATCCCCGACTACGCGAAGGACATTCGCCTGAACCTCGACGGCACGATTTCGCGCTCGTCGCTCGAAGGCACCGATGCAGTCGGCGTCGCGCTGGCGGCGGCGGTCGCGGCGAAGAGCACCGTGCTCGTGAAGACGATCCGCGAAGCCGGCGTGCTGTCGCCCGAAGAGACGAACGCCGTGCTGACGGCAGCCGCGCTGATGGGGATGAACAATACCTGGTATCCGTATGTCGAGATGGCCGACGACGCCGACCTGAAGACCCAGCGTGCCGAACTGCGGATGGGCGCGTATGCGTCGCACGGCGGCGTCGACAAGCGCAGGTTCGAAATGTATGCGCTTGCCGCATCGATCGTCGGCAAGTGCCACTTCTGCGTGAAGTCGCACTATGCGCTGCTGAAGAACGAGCAGGGCATGACGACGACGCAGTTGCGCGACGTCGGCCGCATCGCGTCGGTGATCAACGCCGCCGCGCAAGTGATCGCCGCCGAAGGCGAATAA
- the ispF gene encoding 2-C-methyl-D-erythritol 2,4-cyclodiphosphate synthase has product MDFRIGQGYDVHQLVPGRPLIIGGVTIPYERGLLGHSDADVLLHAITDALFGAAALGDIGRHFSDTDAAFKGADSRVLLRECVARVRAAGFTIQNVDSTVIAQAPKLAPHIDGMRANIAADLGLPLERVNVKAKTNEKLGYLGRGEGIEAQAAALLVKQGVSG; this is encoded by the coding sequence ATGGATTTCAGAATCGGACAAGGCTACGACGTGCATCAGCTCGTCCCGGGGCGCCCCCTCATCATCGGCGGCGTGACGATTCCGTACGAGCGCGGCCTGCTCGGTCACTCGGACGCGGACGTGCTGCTGCACGCGATCACCGACGCGCTGTTCGGTGCGGCGGCGCTGGGCGACATCGGCCGCCATTTCTCCGACACCGACGCGGCGTTCAAGGGCGCGGACAGCCGCGTGCTGTTGCGCGAGTGCGTTGCTCGCGTGAGGGCGGCCGGCTTCACGATCCAGAACGTCGACAGCACGGTGATCGCGCAGGCGCCGAAGCTCGCGCCGCACATCGACGGAATGCGTGCGAACATCGCGGCCGATCTCGGGCTGCCGCTCGAGCGCGTGAACGTGAAGGCGAAGACCAACGAGAAGCTCGGCTATCTCGGTCGCGGCGAGGGCATCGAGGCGCAGGCCGCCGCGCTGCTGGTGAAGCAGGGCGTGAGCGGCTGA
- the ispD gene encoding 2-C-methyl-D-erythritol 4-phosphate cytidylyltransferase: MTPRLFALIPCAGTGSRSGSAVPKQYRTLAGRALLHYTLAAFDACSEFAQTLVVLAPDDTHFDARRFAGLRFAVRRCGGGSRQASVLNGLLELAEFGATDQDWVLVHDAARPGITPELIRTLVATLKDDPVGGIVALPVADTLKRVPAGGDAIARTESRDALWQAQTPQMFRIGMLRDAILRAQREGHDLTDEASAIEWAGHTPRVVQGSLRNFKVTYPEDFALAEAILARSANAS; encoded by the coding sequence GTGACTCCCCGACTTTTCGCCCTGATTCCCTGCGCCGGCACGGGCAGCCGTTCCGGTTCGGCCGTGCCGAAGCAATACCGCACGCTGGCCGGCCGCGCGCTCCTGCATTACACGCTCGCCGCGTTCGACGCATGCAGCGAATTCGCGCAGACGCTCGTCGTCCTCGCGCCCGACGACACGCATTTCGACGCGCGCCGCTTCGCGGGCCTGCGTTTCGCGGTGCGCCGCTGCGGCGGCGGCTCGCGGCAGGCGTCGGTGCTCAACGGGCTGCTCGAGCTGGCCGAATTCGGCGCGACCGACCAGGACTGGGTGCTGGTGCACGACGCTGCCCGCCCGGGCATCACGCCGGAGCTGATCCGCACGCTGGTCGCGACGCTGAAGGACGACCCGGTCGGCGGGATCGTCGCGCTGCCGGTGGCCGATACGCTCAAGCGCGTGCCGGCCGGCGGCGACGCGATCGCGCGCACCGAGTCGCGCGACGCACTGTGGCAGGCGCAGACGCCGCAGATGTTCCGCATCGGCATGCTGCGCGATGCGATCCTGCGCGCGCAGCGCGAAGGGCACGACCTGACCGACGAGGCCAGCGCGATCGAATGGGCCGGCCATACGCCGCGCGTCGTGCAGGGCAGCCTGCGCAACTTCAAGGTCACGTACCCGGAAGATTTCGCGCTCGCGGAAGCGATCCTCGCGCGCTCAGCGAACGCTTCCTGA